The proteins below come from a single Methanobacterium petrolearium genomic window:
- a CDS encoding DUF356 domain-containing protein yields the protein MTLILVRAENQAKILNSLADIERHAELKINGKPRIIDSKIADKYVQRIIKDKLRSKSKIAALISVEDDATRSIVRIRKIHPPAHIMVISKEYPEWKDLKKIYSTLPLLKGYYSGKKSKNSPKKK from the coding sequence TTGACCCTGATACTTGTTCGTGCCGAAAACCAGGCAAAAATTCTTAACAGCCTTGCAGATATTGAAAGACACGCTGAACTTAAGATCAACGGAAAACCAAGAATCATTGATTCAAAAATAGCGGATAAATATGTTCAAAGGATAATTAAAGACAAATTACGATCAAAATCTAAAATTGCAGCCCTCATATCTGTTGAAGATGATGCAACGCGTAGTATTGTTAGGATAAGAAAAATACACCCCCCAGCACACATCATGGTTATAAGTAAAGAATATCCTGAGTGGAAAGATTTAAAAAAGATCTATAGCACTCTCCCACTGCTCAAAGGATATTATTCTGGAAAAAAAAGTAAAAATTCGCCTAAAAAAAAGTAA
- a CDS encoding multiprotein bridging factor aMBF1 produces the protein MRCEICGKKVIGKPVRTKIENSIMLTCNECSKFGKIQREPPRPQRGPGGRAPAGRRRSFRPREPTHEVIEDFQRVIREAREKKGWSREDLGEKIYEKVSVIHRLESGKMVPDLKLARKLEKTLKVTLLEKTEEAQLDDLSGSNMRKATIGDIARIKKG, from the coding sequence ATGAGATGTGAGATATGCGGAAAGAAGGTTATTGGAAAACCAGTGCGAACAAAAATAGAGAATTCTATAATGTTAACCTGCAATGAATGTTCTAAGTTTGGTAAAATACAACGAGAACCTCCCCGACCCCAGCGTGGTCCGGGTGGACGTGCTCCAGCTGGCAGAAGACGATCATTCAGACCTCGGGAACCAACACATGAAGTTATTGAGGATTTTCAGAGAGTGATCAGAGAGGCCCGAGAGAAAAAGGGATGGTCCCGTGAGGATCTTGGTGAAAAAATATATGAAAAGGTTTCAGTGATACATCGTCTTGAATCTGGGAAGATGGTTCCTGATCTGAAACTGGCACGGAAACTGGAGAAAACATTAAAGGTTACTCTTTTGGAAAAAACCGAAGAAGCGCAACTTGATGATTTAAGCGGTTCTAATATGAGGAAAGCCACTATTGGAGATATAGCCAGGATAAAAAAAGGTTAG
- a CDS encoding proteasome-activating nucleotidase: MEKTSQNILKKIEDLKKEIKILKEDNAKTKRNLMWKVRKLEKDKLLIENEKMRLDREVKSLRGEIERFRSPPLVIATVTEVLDEGKVVVKSSTGPHFVIGYSRFLDENTLEPGARVALNQQTFSIVSVLPSEKDPLVTGMEVEEKPEVSYGQIGGLEEQIVEIKETVELPLKKPELFVEIGIEPPKGVLLYGPPGTGKTLLAKAVAHETNATFIKIVASEFVKKYIGEGARLVRGVFELAKEKAPSIIFIDEIDAIAAKRLKSSTSGDREVQRTLMQLLAEMDGFEGRGDVGIVAATNRPDILDPALLRPGRFDRFIEVPIPNEDGRREILKIHTKNMNLDEDVDIDLVSSLSEGASGADLKAICTEAGMFAIREEKPIVGMNDFLDAVDKIIGMERDEEIRKEAGVMYG; this comes from the coding sequence ATGGAAAAAACATCCCAAAATATCTTAAAAAAGATAGAAGACCTTAAAAAGGAGATAAAAATCCTCAAAGAGGATAATGCCAAAACCAAAAGGAATTTAATGTGGAAGGTTAGGAAACTGGAAAAAGACAAACTTCTCATTGAAAATGAGAAGATGAGACTGGATCGTGAAGTTAAATCCCTCAGGGGAGAAATTGAAAGGTTCAGATCACCACCACTGGTAATTGCCACTGTAACTGAAGTTCTAGATGAAGGAAAAGTAGTGGTGAAAAGCAGTACCGGACCCCACTTTGTAATTGGCTATTCACGTTTCTTAGATGAAAATACACTGGAACCAGGAGCCAGAGTAGCTCTTAACCAGCAAACATTTAGCATTGTAAGTGTTTTACCGTCAGAAAAAGACCCACTAGTTACTGGTATGGAAGTTGAAGAGAAGCCAGAAGTAAGTTATGGACAGATAGGTGGGCTTGAAGAACAGATAGTGGAAATTAAAGAGACCGTCGAACTTCCACTTAAAAAACCAGAACTATTTGTAGAGATAGGAATTGAACCACCAAAAGGAGTTCTTTTATACGGGCCTCCAGGAACTGGTAAAACATTACTGGCCAAAGCAGTGGCCCATGAAACCAATGCCACATTCATTAAGATTGTGGCATCTGAATTCGTTAAAAAATACATTGGAGAAGGTGCCAGGCTGGTGCGTGGCGTTTTCGAACTGGCCAAGGAAAAAGCTCCCAGTATAATCTTTATCGATGAAATCGATGCCATTGCCGCCAAAAGACTGAAAAGTTCCACCAGTGGTGACCGTGAAGTTCAAAGAACCCTTATGCAACTTTTAGCAGAGATGGATGGGTTTGAAGGAAGGGGAGATGTGGGAATAGTTGCAGCCACCAACCGACCCGACATCCTAGACCCAGCACTATTACGGCCTGGACGATTCGACCGTTTCATTGAAGTACCCATACCTAATGAAGATGGTAGGAGAGAGATCCTCAAGATCCACACTAAAAACATGAACCTGGATGAAGATGTGGACATAGATCTGGTATCCAGCCTTAGTGAAGGTGCTTCTGGAGCAGATCTTAAAGCCATATGTACTGAAGCAGGTATGTTTGCAATAAGGGAAGAAAAACCTATTGTAGGTATGAACGACTTCCTGGACGCTGTTGATAAGATCATCGGCATGGAACGCGACGAAGAAATACGTAAAGAAGCTGGAGTGATGTACGGATGA
- a CDS encoding SDR family NAD(P)-dependent oxidoreductase — MNKSGYYEDKICIVTGGNSGIGYALCEELLKRGAVVYMAGRNPKKVEKAAKQLSKYSARVNTIIVDVTVPEQVQEAIEDTAAEAGRLDFLFNNAGIGGTMPFETATLDDLKKIVDVNLWSVIYGVYTAVPIMLKQGYGHIVNTSSAAGIYPNSFQTLYALTKYGVTGFTESLRFEYAEKGIHFSTICPGNIATPIFKKSFDGTFHEQAEIPDDAIRADQAAVFILDRVAEHEGVIIIPEELRKLWQAYVIGVADDMFLQMAHERREAYEKKGTYF; from the coding sequence ATGAATAAATCAGGTTATTATGAAGATAAAATTTGTATTGTAACGGGAGGAAACTCCGGAATAGGTTATGCACTGTGTGAAGAACTCCTGAAAAGAGGGGCAGTTGTTTACATGGCCGGGCGTAATCCGAAAAAGGTTGAAAAAGCTGCAAAACAGCTCTCAAAATACAGTGCCCGTGTCAACACCATCATTGTGGACGTGACAGTTCCTGAACAGGTGCAGGAAGCCATCGAGGATACAGCTGCCGAAGCAGGTAGGCTGGACTTCTTATTTAACAACGCAGGAATCGGAGGTACCATGCCATTTGAGACAGCTACCCTGGATGACTTGAAAAAAATCGTTGATGTCAACCTTTGGAGCGTTATCTACGGAGTATACACCGCGGTACCCATCATGCTCAAACAAGGATATGGACATATAGTTAACACCAGCTCTGCTGCTGGGATATATCCAAATTCCTTCCAGACACTATACGCCCTCACCAAGTACGGTGTAACCGGATTTACTGAAAGTTTGAGATTCGAGTATGCAGAGAAGGGTATTCATTTTTCAACCATCTGCCCTGGAAACATTGCCACACCCATCTTTAAAAAATCATTTGACGGAACTTTTCATGAACAAGCGGAGATCCCGGATGATGCAATTCGTGCAGACCAGGCAGCAGTATTTATTCTGGATCGTGTAGCAGAACACGAAGGAGTTATAATTATTCCTGAAGAACTTAGAAAGTTATGGCAGGCTTATGTCATTGGGGTGGCAGACGATATGTTTTTACAGATGGCACATGAGCGTAGAGAAGCATACGAGAAAAAAGGTACCTATTTCTAA
- a CDS encoding acetoacetate decarboxylase family protein: MFKLEKDFTYSMPAHFGGVKFDPDAKLTQKATTLLISYETQGKLLENYIPGVFELLAPEVHVIFSSFREINWMLGGHYNLIDVSVPVRFNGKKDQMDGKYSLVVWENNTTPILGGREQTGIPKIYADIQDLHILKPHYATTASLNGNTFLNMNFEATGELTMDEFEQVKAQSLNSDVIGWRYIPKVGAPGAELSQFILYPQGMEVKKAHVGNGRLKWTELAPMQNPSQFHIINSLATLPIKGITGAMLSEGMVNLRAFGARIIE, translated from the coding sequence ATGTTTAAACTGGAAAAAGATTTCACATATTCAATGCCAGCCCATTTTGGGGGAGTTAAATTTGACCCAGATGCCAAACTAACCCAGAAGGCAACTACCCTATTAATCAGTTATGAAACTCAAGGGAAACTTCTGGAAAATTACATTCCGGGGGTATTTGAATTACTGGCTCCAGAGGTTCATGTGATTTTCAGTTCATTTAGAGAGATAAACTGGATGCTGGGCGGTCACTACAACCTCATCGATGTTTCAGTACCAGTAAGATTTAATGGAAAGAAGGACCAGATGGACGGAAAGTACTCACTGGTGGTGTGGGAGAATAACACCACACCCATCCTTGGAGGGCGAGAACAAACCGGGATCCCAAAAATCTACGCAGATATCCAGGACCTGCATATCTTAAAGCCCCATTACGCCACCACAGCAAGTTTAAATGGGAATACCTTCTTGAACATGAACTTCGAAGCCACTGGTGAGCTTACCATGGATGAATTTGAACAGGTAAAAGCACAGTCCTTAAATTCGGATGTCATTGGGTGGAGATATATTCCTAAAGTCGGTGCCCCAGGGGCAGAATTAAGTCAATTTATCTTGTATCCCCAGGGTATGGAGGTAAAAAAGGCACATGTGGGAAACGGCAGACTTAAGTGGACTGAGCTGGCTCCGATGCAGAATCCATCCCAGTTCCATATCATAAATAGCCTTGCCACCCTACCCATAAAGGGCATAACTGGTGCCATGTTGTCGGAAGGAATGGTTAATCTTCGAGCGTTTGGCGCCCGTATTATAGAATAA